A portion of the Rhodanobacter sp. AS-Z3 genome contains these proteins:
- a CDS encoding class I SAM-dependent methyltransferase: MPHRDSHSPTADVVRDTLESGSGKEAHGPSDVGLRDAKRGGWYDEKTGELFRGMPIGSQDVVVDVGCGAGVNSVFCARQGAHVHAIDREPQLIRELRARLSIEGGGTHVALVSDANPLPLEDGIATRVICTEVLQHVDEPQQMLAELVRIGGSGAIYLLSVPGALQEGLQEKVLPPAYRKLPGGALRVIGRDEFAQWVTAAGLVVVEHTSNGFFWSMWWALFWGCNVELYDPAHPVLDHWTAAWQALLDMPQGQQLKRQLDDFMPISEIIVARKP, translated from the coding sequence ATGCCACACCGCGACTCACATTCGCCCACTGCCGATGTCGTCCGGGACACATTGGAGTCGGGTTCCGGCAAGGAAGCTCATGGTCCCTCGGACGTAGGTTTGCGCGACGCCAAACGCGGCGGTTGGTATGACGAAAAAACCGGCGAGCTGTTTCGTGGGATGCCGATTGGGTCTCAGGATGTAGTCGTGGACGTGGGTTGCGGTGCCGGCGTCAACAGCGTGTTTTGCGCGCGTCAGGGCGCACACGTTCATGCCATCGACCGGGAGCCGCAGCTGATCCGCGAGCTGCGCGCGCGGTTGAGCATCGAAGGTGGCGGCACGCATGTTGCGCTGGTTAGCGACGCCAATCCGTTACCACTGGAGGACGGCATCGCCACGCGGGTGATTTGCACCGAGGTTTTGCAGCACGTCGATGAGCCGCAACAGATGCTGGCCGAGCTGGTTCGGATTGGCGGTTCCGGCGCCATCTACCTGCTCAGCGTGCCAGGTGCCTTGCAGGAAGGCTTGCAGGAAAAAGTGCTGCCGCCGGCATATCGTAAGTTGCCGGGTGGCGCCTTGCGGGTGATCGGTCGCGACGAGTTTGCCCAGTGGGTCACCGCCGCCGGGTTGGTGGTGGTGGAACACACCAGCAACGGATTTTTCTGGTCAATGTGGTGGGCCTTGTTCTGGGGCTGCAACGTGGAACTGTATGACCCCGCCCATCCCGTGCTCGATCACTGGACCGCTGCCTGGCAGGCGTTGCTGGATATGCCGCAAGGGCAACAGCTGAAACGGCAACTGGATGACTTCATGCCAATCAGCGAGATCATCGTGGCACGCAAGCCCTGA
- the def gene encoding peptide deformylase translates to MIREILKMGDPRLLRVAPIVPAAMVGGAELDALITDMFDTMRVANGVGLAAPQIGVDLQLVIFGFDTNERYPEAPAVPRTVLLNPVITPLSKDMEDDWEGCLSVPGLRGVVSRYSLIRYQGIDPQGVAIDRVAEGFHARVVQHECDHLIGRLYPSRITDFSHFGFTDVLFPGQEIADD, encoded by the coding sequence ATGATTCGTGAAATCCTGAAAATGGGTGACCCGCGTTTGCTGCGTGTCGCGCCCATCGTTCCCGCCGCGATGGTCGGCGGCGCAGAGCTCGATGCATTGATCACCGACATGTTCGATACCATGCGTGTCGCCAACGGTGTGGGCCTGGCGGCGCCGCAGATTGGCGTCGACCTGCAACTGGTGATCTTCGGCTTCGACACCAACGAGCGCTATCCCGAGGCGCCCGCGGTGCCGCGCACGGTGCTGCTGAATCCCGTAATCACGCCGCTGTCGAAAGACATGGAAGATGACTGGGAGGGTTGTTTGTCGGTTCCTGGTCTGCGTGGTGTAGTGAGCCGCTACAGCCTGATTCGTTACCAGGGCATAGACCCGCAGGGCGTGGCGATTGATCGCGTTGCCGAAGGTTTCCACGCTCGGGTGGTGCAGCATGAATGCGACCATCTGATTGGCCGTCTGTATCCCTCGCGCATTACCGACTTCAGCCACTTCGGCTTCACCGACGTGCTGTTCCCCGGGCAAGAGATCGCCGACGACTAA
- a CDS encoding DUF4197 domain-containing protein produces MRNAIRYWLLGIALAAVVVPITALGSSQFKDLLNKVKQSTHGTNASQLGSNLPNSDIAAGLKEALAKGTTNAISSLGRDGGFWNNSKVRIPLPGKLEQAGKLARQLGQGAKVDAFELSMNRAAEKAVPQVAQIFGDAIRKMTVDDARGILTGGDHAATDFFRRVAGDALTARIHPIVAHATAGVGVTQKYKSFTSGGTGGELASVLGSLGGSKSNKGGNALDLDDYVTAKTLDGLFTSIGEQEQSIRHNPGARTTDLLKKVFGAH; encoded by the coding sequence ATGCGCAACGCAATTCGCTACTGGCTGCTCGGAATCGCTCTCGCTGCGGTAGTCGTGCCGATCACTGCCCTGGGTTCGAGTCAGTTCAAGGACCTGCTCAACAAGGTCAAGCAGTCCACGCATGGCACCAATGCGTCGCAACTTGGCAGCAACCTGCCCAACAGTGATATCGCTGCCGGTCTCAAGGAGGCGTTGGCCAAGGGCACCACGAACGCGATCAGCAGTCTGGGGCGCGATGGTGGTTTCTGGAACAACAGCAAGGTACGCATTCCTTTACCGGGCAAGCTGGAGCAGGCCGGCAAACTGGCACGACAACTGGGGCAGGGCGCCAAGGTGGATGCGTTCGAGCTGAGCATGAATCGTGCGGCCGAGAAGGCGGTGCCGCAGGTGGCGCAGATCTTTGGTGACGCGATCCGCAAGATGACCGTCGACGATGCGCGAGGCATTCTCACCGGCGGCGATCACGCGGCCACCGACTTCTTTCGTCGCGTCGCTGGCGATGCGCTGACCGCGCGTATCCACCCGATCGTGGCGCATGCCACGGCGGGTGTCGGCGTTACCCAGAAGTACAAGTCGTTCACCAGCGGTGGTACGGGTGGCGAGCTGGCCAGCGTGCTGGGCTCGCTCGGCGGCAGCAAGTCGAACAAGGGCGGCAACGCGCTGGATCTGGATGACTACGTGACGGCGAAAACGCTGGATGGCCTGTTCACCAGCATCGGCGAGCAGGAGCAGTCCATTCGCCACAATCCGGGCGCGCGCACTACCGATCTGTTGAAGAAGGTGTTCGGTGCTCACTGA